A section of the Saccharopolyspora gregorii genome encodes:
- a CDS encoding methylated-DNA--[protein]-cysteine S-methyltransferase encodes MSTTHAVIGTPLGELTLIARDDALTAVRFAGGGHREEDIGESAGTELFAEAERQFAEYFDRRRTRFELPLAPRGEPFQLRVWELLQEIPYGETTSYGALARRLGDVGHSQAVGAANGRNPLPVIVPCHRVIGADGSLTGYAGGLDRKRYLLALEEPPAEDAGRLF; translated from the coding sequence ATGAGCACGACGCACGCGGTGATCGGCACGCCCCTCGGCGAGCTGACGCTCATCGCCCGCGACGACGCGCTGACCGCGGTGCGCTTCGCGGGCGGCGGGCACCGCGAGGAGGACATCGGCGAGTCCGCCGGGACCGAGCTGTTCGCGGAGGCCGAGCGGCAGTTCGCCGAGTACTTCGACCGGCGGCGCACCCGGTTCGAGCTGCCGCTCGCGCCCCGCGGCGAACCCTTCCAGCTGCGCGTGTGGGAACTGCTCCAGGAGATCCCCTACGGCGAGACCACCAGCTACGGCGCGCTCGCGCGGCGGCTCGGCGACGTCGGCCACTCGCAGGCCGTGGGCGCGGCCAACGGGCGGAACCCGCTGCCGGTGATCGTGCCCTGCCACCGGGTGATCGGCGCCGACGGCAGCCTCACCGGCTACGCGGGCGGCCTCGACCGCAAGCGCTACCTGCTGGCGCTGGAGGAACCCCCGGCGGAGGACGCCGGCCGGTTGTTCTGA
- a CDS encoding TetR/AcrR family transcriptional regulator: MTTAPPARPAKRGRPGYDLESLLAVAVELFNDRGYDGTSMEDLSRKLGISKSAIYHHVPSKQELLRLATDHALDGLFAVADEAREQDARAVARLEHLVRGSVLVLVDRLPFVTLLLRVRGNTPVERAALDRRREFDQLVTDLVGEAVVDGDLRADVDPATAGRLLFGMVNSLAEWYRPHGGVGAAELADTVAATAFDGLRVHPA; encoded by the coding sequence ATGACGACGGCACCACCCGCGCGCCCGGCCAAGCGCGGCAGACCCGGCTACGACCTGGAATCCCTGCTGGCGGTGGCGGTGGAGCTGTTCAACGACCGCGGCTACGACGGCACCAGCATGGAGGACCTCTCCCGCAAGCTCGGCATCAGCAAGTCCGCGATCTACCACCACGTGCCGAGCAAGCAGGAGCTGCTCCGGCTCGCCACCGACCACGCGCTGGACGGCCTGTTCGCCGTCGCCGACGAAGCGCGGGAGCAGGACGCGCGCGCCGTGGCGCGGCTGGAGCACCTGGTCCGCGGCAGCGTGCTGGTGCTGGTGGACCGGCTGCCGTTCGTGACCCTGCTGCTGCGGGTGCGCGGCAACACCCCCGTGGAGCGGGCGGCGCTGGACCGGCGCCGCGAGTTCGACCAGCTGGTCACCGACCTGGTCGGCGAGGCGGTCGTGGACGGCGACCTGCGCGCCGACGTCGACCCGGCGACCGCGGGGCGGCTGCTGTTCGGAATGGTCAACTCGCTGGCGGAGTGGTACCGCCCGCACGGCGGAGTGGGCGCCGCGGAACTCGCGGACACCGTGGCGGCGACGGCGTTCGACGGGTTGCGCGTGCACCCGGCCTGA
- a CDS encoding GNAT family N-acetyltransferase codes for MVAMPVSERVLLREWRPEDVDGAFAVYGTTTVTDWLVPSMPRVADLAAMRRVLTQWIEEQRELPPPLGRWAFEHRGTGEVIGGAELRLLPPHFEDVEVAWHLRPNAWGHGYASEATGALIRWAFEHEAIELFAVVDPANDRAHATAQRLGMEWVGETTKYYDRPLGVYRIRPGDLE; via the coding sequence ATGGTGGCGATGCCGGTGAGCGAACGGGTGCTGCTGCGGGAGTGGCGGCCCGAGGACGTCGACGGCGCCTTCGCCGTCTACGGCACCACCACCGTCACCGACTGGCTGGTCCCGTCCATGCCGCGGGTGGCCGACCTGGCCGCGATGCGCCGCGTGCTGACCCAGTGGATCGAGGAGCAGCGCGAGCTGCCGCCCCCGCTGGGCCGGTGGGCGTTCGAGCACCGCGGCACCGGCGAGGTCATCGGCGGCGCCGAGCTGCGGCTGCTGCCCCCGCACTTCGAGGACGTGGAGGTGGCCTGGCACCTGCGCCCGAACGCCTGGGGCCACGGCTACGCCTCCGAGGCGACCGGCGCGCTGATCCGCTGGGCGTTCGAGCACGAGGCCATCGAGCTGTTCGCCGTCGTGGACCCGGCCAACGACCGCGCGCACGCCACCGCGCAGCGCCTCGGCATGGAGTGGGTCGGCGAGACCACGAAGTACTACGACCGGCCCCTCGGCGTCTACCGGATCCGCCCGGGGGACCTGGAGTGA
- the paaK gene encoding phenylacetate--CoA ligase PaaK — protein sequence MTGTTTAAAADETAPRDEDELRARQLDRLRWTLRHAYRNVPFYRAKFDAAGVHPDDCRELADLAKFPVTTKEDLRANYPFGMFAVPREQVSRVHASSGTTGQPTVVGYTRHDLDVWAEVVSRSIRAAGGRPGDLVHISYGYGLFTGGLGAHYGAERLGCTVVPASGGMTARQAQLIRDFRPDLIMVTPTYMLTLVDELRRQGIDPRETGLRAGIFGAEPWTEEMRGELERSLDIDAVDIYGLSEVMGPGVAAEFAETKDGLHIWEDHFYPEVIDPVLGDPLPDGEPGELLFTSLTKEALPIIRYRTRDLTRLLPGTANPAMRRMERITGRSDDLIILRGVNVFPTQVEELVLRAEGLSPHFQIILSRQGRMDRMTITAEAAEDCTPGQRSAAPDSLARAVKDAIGITAEVVVTDPGALERSVGKLRRVLDRRGA from the coding sequence ATGACCGGAACCACCACGGCCGCCGCGGCCGACGAGACCGCACCGCGCGACGAGGACGAGCTCCGCGCCCGCCAGCTGGACCGGCTGCGCTGGACGCTGCGGCACGCCTACCGCAACGTTCCCTTCTACCGCGCCAAGTTCGACGCCGCCGGGGTGCACCCGGACGACTGCCGCGAACTGGCCGACCTCGCGAAGTTCCCCGTCACCACCAAGGAAGACCTGCGGGCGAACTACCCGTTCGGCATGTTCGCCGTCCCGCGCGAGCAGGTCAGCCGGGTGCACGCCTCCAGCGGCACCACCGGGCAGCCCACCGTCGTCGGCTACACCCGGCACGACCTGGACGTGTGGGCCGAGGTGGTGAGCCGCTCCATCCGCGCCGCGGGCGGGCGCCCCGGCGACCTGGTGCACATCTCCTACGGCTACGGCCTGTTCACCGGCGGGCTCGGCGCGCACTACGGCGCGGAACGCCTCGGCTGCACCGTGGTCCCCGCCTCCGGCGGGATGACCGCGCGGCAGGCCCAGCTCATCCGCGACTTCCGCCCCGACCTGATCATGGTGACGCCGACGTACATGCTCACCCTCGTCGACGAGCTGCGCCGCCAGGGCATCGACCCGCGGGAGACCGGGCTGCGCGCCGGGATCTTCGGCGCCGAACCGTGGACCGAGGAGATGCGCGGCGAGCTCGAACGGTCCCTGGACATCGACGCGGTCGACATCTACGGGCTGTCCGAGGTGATGGGGCCGGGCGTCGCCGCCGAATTCGCCGAGACCAAGGACGGCCTGCACATCTGGGAGGACCACTTCTACCCCGAGGTGATCGACCCGGTGCTGGGCGACCCGCTGCCCGACGGCGAACCAGGTGAGCTGCTGTTCACCTCGCTGACCAAGGAGGCGCTGCCGATCATCCGGTACCGCACCCGCGACCTCACCCGGCTGCTGCCGGGCACCGCGAACCCGGCGATGCGCCGGATGGAGCGGATCACCGGCCGCAGCGACGACCTGATCATCCTGCGCGGCGTCAACGTCTTCCCCACCCAGGTCGAGGAACTGGTGCTGCGCGCCGAGGGGCTGTCCCCGCACTTCCAGATCATCCTGTCCCGGCAGGGCCGGATGGACCGCATGACGATCACCGCCGAAGCCGCCGAGGACTGCACCCCGGGACAGCGCAGCGCCGCACCGGACTCGCTGGCCCGCGCCGTCAAGGACGCGATCGGCATCACCGCGGAGGTCGTGGTGACCGATCCGGGCGCGCTGGAGCGCTCCGTCGGGAAGTTGCGCCGGGTGCTGGACCGGCGCGGCGCATGA
- a CDS encoding GlxA family transcriptional regulator gives MHLVAVLALDPVVPFDLSIPADTFGWVRLADGSPGYQVRVCAVDGEVGAGPFSIRAPWGLDGLRDADTVVVPGQAGAPAPVPEEALAALRDAAARGARIASICTGAFALAAAGLLDGRRATTHWLGTAELARMHPSVEVDPDVLYVDEGDVLTSAGAAAGMDLCLHMIRLDHGSAVAADSARLAVMPLERDGGQAQFIAHEPPAPDGASVQPLLHWLEDNLHLPLTLADIAGRAALSSRTLSRRFREQTGTTPLQWLHRARLRRAQHLLETTGHPVERIAEQVGFTSPTTFRDRFKRLVGTSPARYRRTFRSAA, from the coding sequence ATGCACCTCGTCGCCGTGCTCGCCCTCGACCCGGTCGTGCCGTTCGACCTGTCCATCCCGGCGGACACCTTCGGGTGGGTGCGGCTCGCCGACGGATCGCCCGGCTACCAGGTGCGGGTGTGCGCGGTGGACGGCGAGGTGGGCGCGGGGCCGTTCTCGATCCGCGCGCCGTGGGGCCTGGACGGGCTGCGGGACGCCGACACCGTCGTCGTGCCGGGGCAGGCCGGGGCGCCCGCGCCCGTTCCGGAGGAGGCGCTGGCGGCGCTGCGGGACGCGGCGGCGCGCGGAGCCCGGATCGCCTCCATCTGCACCGGCGCGTTCGCGCTCGCCGCGGCCGGGCTGCTGGACGGGCGGCGGGCCACCACGCACTGGCTCGGCACCGCCGAGCTCGCCCGCATGCACCCGTCGGTCGAGGTCGATCCCGACGTGCTGTACGTGGACGAGGGCGACGTGCTCACCTCGGCGGGAGCGGCCGCCGGGATGGATCTGTGCCTGCACATGATCCGGCTCGACCACGGCTCGGCGGTGGCGGCCGATTCGGCGCGGCTCGCGGTGATGCCGCTGGAGCGCGACGGCGGGCAGGCGCAGTTCATCGCGCACGAGCCGCCCGCCCCCGACGGCGCCAGCGTGCAGCCGCTGCTGCACTGGCTGGAGGACAACCTGCACCTGCCGCTGACCCTGGCGGACATCGCCGGGCGCGCGGCGCTCAGCAGCCGCACCCTGAGCAGGCGGTTCCGCGAGCAGACCGGCACCACCCCGCTGCAATGGCTGCACCGGGCGCGGCTGCGGCGGGCGCAACACCTGCTGGAGACCACCGGGCACCCGGTGGAGCGGATCGCCGAGCAGGTCGGGTTCACCTCGCCGACGACGTTCCGGGACCGGTTCAAGCGGCTCGTCGGCACCAGCCCGGCCCGCTACCGGCGCACCTTCCGCAGCGCCGCCTGA
- a CDS encoding DUF2277 domain-containing protein — MCRSIKTLRPPYAEQVTEQDVRAAALQYVRKISGFRAPAAHNAAAFDRAVEEVERATAALLESLEVRGSRS, encoded by the coding sequence ATGTGCCGAAGCATCAAGACCCTCCGCCCGCCGTACGCGGAGCAGGTGACCGAGCAGGACGTGCGCGCGGCCGCCCTGCAGTACGTGCGCAAGATCTCCGGGTTCCGCGCGCCCGCCGCGCACAACGCGGCGGCGTTCGACCGAGCCGTCGAGGAGGTCGAGCGGGCCACGGCCGCGCTGCTGGAGTCGCTGGAGGTCCGCGGCTCCCGGTCCTGA
- a CDS encoding DinB family protein, translating into MTGTDERTDLLGLLGEQRHALLITVRGLSDAAAARRTTASDLTLGGLLKHLAAVEREWTRVLRSRPDPEQLGGADPDSLRMGPDDALADLIDDYRQAAEDTDRAVAELPDLGVPLPLPAAPWFPPDATWTARRVVGHLLRETAQHAGHADLIREAIDGASTTRQLAADFGIDRS; encoded by the coding sequence ATGACGGGAACGGACGAGCGGACGGATCTGCTGGGTCTGCTGGGAGAACAGCGGCACGCGCTGCTGATCACGGTGCGCGGGCTCAGCGACGCCGCCGCGGCGCGGCGGACCACCGCGAGCGACCTCACCTTGGGCGGGCTGCTCAAGCACCTCGCCGCGGTGGAGCGGGAGTGGACGCGGGTGCTGCGCTCGCGGCCCGATCCGGAGCAGCTCGGCGGCGCCGATCCGGACAGCCTGCGGATGGGGCCGGACGATGCGCTGGCCGACCTCATCGACGACTACCGGCAGGCCGCCGAGGACACCGACCGGGCCGTGGCCGAGCTCCCGGACCTGGGCGTGCCGCTCCCGCTGCCCGCGGCGCCGTGGTTCCCACCGGACGCCACGTGGACCGCGCGCCGCGTCGTCGGCCACCTGCTGCGGGAGACCGCGCAGCACGCCGGGCACGCCGACCTGATCCGGGAGGCGATCGACGGCGCCAGCACCACCCGCCAGCTCGCCGCCGACTTCGGCATCGACCGCAGCTAG
- a CDS encoding TetR/AcrR family transcriptional regulator, which produces MTGRGRGRPGHDLDSLLRIAAVVFHERGYDGTSMDVLAQRLGITKSAIYHHVSGKEELLRRTVDRALDALLAVTGEPGSQQGPAIDRLRHVVRRSVHVLVAEQPFVTVLLRVRGNSEVERDALARRREIDAFLGKLVAEAERDGSLRPDLDPALTSRLLFGTVNSIIEWYRPQPGLDAEQLAEAVTRLTFDGLRNPPAQP; this is translated from the coding sequence ATGACCGGCCGTGGCCGGGGCAGGCCCGGGCACGACCTGGATTCGCTGCTGCGCATCGCGGCCGTCGTCTTCCACGAACGCGGCTACGACGGCACCAGCATGGACGTGCTCGCCCAGCGGCTCGGCATCACCAAGTCGGCGATCTACCACCACGTCTCCGGCAAGGAGGAACTGCTGCGGCGCACCGTGGACCGGGCGCTGGACGCGCTGCTGGCGGTCACCGGCGAACCCGGGTCGCAGCAGGGCCCGGCGATCGACCGGCTGCGCCACGTGGTGCGGCGCAGCGTGCACGTCCTCGTCGCCGAGCAGCCGTTCGTGACGGTGCTGCTGCGGGTGCGCGGCAACAGCGAGGTGGAGCGCGACGCGCTGGCCCGGCGCCGCGAGATCGACGCGTTTCTCGGCAAGCTGGTCGCCGAGGCCGAGCGGGACGGGAGCCTGCGCCCCGACCTCGATCCGGCGCTGACCAGCAGGCTGCTGTTCGGCACCGTGAACTCGATCATCGAGTGGTACCGGCCGCAACCGGGCCTGGACGCCGAGCAGCTCGCCGAGGCCGTCACCCGGCTCACCTTCGACGGGCTGCGGAATCCGCCCGCTCAGCCCTGA
- a CDS encoding helix-turn-helix domain-containing protein, translated as MPPRTPSTEPDLDADRLRRLHQDALLPDGLRLLVRRVADTVRGRAALLDAAGEPVVPAPVPPPDALAAIADDLDRIRSGQAHSAAVHRDDRMICAQRLDAGPDAPVLVVSLPAAGTAGVDRYLADASRLLALRWQTDLARQQSRRVLAAATAVRESVLHLLMLGHPDSAQRVASALSPRLPAFLTVYVIEAGKVDRDALAARISGITGHRAWIVHCPVYVKHLIVLVPSGGHRHHRPADSVAELVRDVVSGPDRIRVGASRVVALREVAVGYEQAFHALAAARGGAGSFEMFAFQESLAAVVGAAGERWAERVLAPLRAFEPARAQDPDAAALELTLGAWLNFGTGGARQLKIHRNTLGSRLAQLERLLDCDVRDLPTQARLHLALHLAARSGATAAEPGPTRLPDLLEPPEVRSWAARQLAPLRDAEPHLLPTLRAWLDGGARLEAAASELGLSVPAVRKRIVRIERVLERSLLHGPSVRYELHFAMRLFDGRSVDQG; from the coding sequence GTGCCGCCGCGGACCCCCTCCACCGAGCCCGATCTCGACGCCGACCGGCTGCGCCGCCTGCACCAGGACGCGCTGCTGCCGGACGGGCTCCGGCTGCTGGTGCGCCGCGTCGCCGACACCGTGCGCGGCCGGGCGGCGCTGCTCGACGCCGCCGGAGAGCCCGTCGTGCCCGCGCCGGTGCCGCCCCCGGACGCGCTCGCCGCGATCGCCGACGACCTCGACCGCATCCGGTCCGGGCAGGCGCACTCGGCCGCCGTGCACCGCGACGACCGGATGATCTGCGCCCAGCGGCTCGACGCGGGACCGGACGCGCCCGTGCTGGTGGTGTCGCTGCCCGCCGCCGGAACCGCCGGAGTGGACCGCTACCTCGCCGACGCCTCCCGGCTGCTGGCCCTGCGGTGGCAGACCGACCTCGCCCGGCAGCAGTCCCGGCGGGTGCTCGCGGCGGCGACCGCGGTCCGCGAATCGGTGCTGCACCTGCTGATGCTGGGGCACCCGGACAGCGCGCAGCGGGTCGCGAGCGCGCTCAGCCCGCGGTTGCCCGCGTTCCTCACCGTGTACGTCATCGAAGCGGGCAAGGTCGACCGGGACGCGCTGGCGGCGCGGATCTCCGGGATCACGGGGCACCGGGCGTGGATCGTGCACTGCCCGGTGTACGTCAAGCACCTGATCGTGCTGGTGCCGTCCGGTGGGCACCGGCACCACCGGCCCGCGGACTCGGTGGCGGAGCTGGTGCGGGACGTGGTGTCCGGCCCGGATCGGATCCGGGTCGGCGCGAGCCGGGTGGTGGCGCTGCGCGAGGTCGCCGTCGGCTACGAGCAGGCGTTCCACGCGTTGGCGGCCGCTCGTGGCGGGGCGGGCTCGTTCGAGATGTTCGCCTTCCAGGAGAGCCTGGCCGCCGTGGTCGGCGCGGCGGGGGAGCGCTGGGCCGAGCGGGTGCTGGCCCCGCTGCGCGCCTTCGAACCCGCCCGCGCGCAGGACCCGGACGCGGCGGCGCTGGAGCTGACCCTGGGGGCGTGGCTGAACTTCGGCACCGGCGGCGCCCGCCAGCTCAAGATCCACCGCAACACGCTGGGCTCGCGGCTCGCGCAGCTGGAGCGGCTGCTGGACTGCGACGTGCGCGACCTGCCCACCCAGGCGCGGCTGCACCTGGCGCTGCACCTCGCCGCCCGGTCGGGGGCGACGGCGGCCGAACCGGGTCCGACGCGGCTGCCGGACCTGCTGGAACCGCCCGAGGTGCGGTCCTGGGCGGCCCGCCAGCTGGCTCCGCTGCGCGACGCCGAACCGCACCTGCTGCCGACCCTGCGCGCGTGGCTGGACGGCGGCGCCCGGCTGGAGGCGGCGGCCTCGGAGCTCGGGTTGTCGGTCCCCGCGGTGCGCAAGCGGATCGTGCGCATCGAACGGGTGCTGGAGCGTTCCCTGCTGCACGGCCCGTCGGTGCGCTACGAGCTGCACTTCGCGATGCGGCTGTTCGACGGGCGGTCCGTCGATCAGGGCTGA
- a CDS encoding AAA family ATPase, translating into MSAPRRVVVTGGPGSGKSTLLDRLGAAGWARSEEAGRGVIRDQLAVGGRGLPWVDPVLFAELMLCWELREHRAARNGVTFHDRGLPDIAGFLRVEGLPVPAHVHAAAWDLRYSGPVFLAPPWPAIYRTDAERRQSPELARRTGEVLAETYADYGYELVELPLAPVAERARFVLDVLG; encoded by the coding sequence ATGTCCGCACCGCGCCGCGTCGTCGTCACCGGCGGCCCGGGCTCCGGCAAGAGCACGCTGCTCGACAGGCTCGGCGCCGCCGGGTGGGCCCGGTCCGAGGAGGCCGGGCGCGGCGTGATCCGCGACCAGCTCGCCGTCGGCGGCCGCGGGCTGCCGTGGGTCGACCCGGTGCTGTTCGCGGAACTGATGCTGTGCTGGGAACTGCGCGAGCACCGGGCCGCGCGGAACGGCGTCACGTTCCACGACCGCGGGCTGCCGGACATCGCCGGTTTCCTGCGCGTCGAAGGCCTCCCGGTGCCCGCGCACGTGCACGCCGCGGCCTGGGACCTGCGGTACTCGGGCCCGGTGTTCCTCGCGCCGCCGTGGCCGGCGATCTACCGCACCGACGCGGAGCGCAGGCAGTCCCCCGAGCTCGCGCGCCGCACCGGCGAGGTACTGGCCGAGACCTACGCCGACTACGGCTACGAGCTCGTGGAACTGCCCTTGGCGCCGGTCGCCGAGCGGGCGCGGTTCGTGCTGGACGTGCTCGGCTAG
- a CDS encoding polysaccharide pyruvyl transferase family protein, producing MPVLITGWPSFLHSEFSAGDVAAMRRVADALGTSGIPHELAWSPVLVPGSLTLDDAGPGEFTDLVFVSGPAHGRQVEELHQRYARCRRTAIGVTVIDEQAPAVRGFHHVLARDRPRVPASRDLAAGGSISPTPVAAIVVSHGRREYGPLRRHDGVHRYLLNWIGRTDCAPMVVDLRLDRVNARLCSTADQFATLLGRADVVVTSRLHGLVFALAQGIPAIAVDPVGGGGKVSAQGAAWQWPAVLSSEELYDGGDGQAGALLDRWWQWCLGPEGREMAADRADQAADAGSSQLLDLVERLRSATPAE from the coding sequence GTGCCTGTCCTGATCACGGGTTGGCCCAGCTTCCTGCACTCCGAGTTCTCCGCGGGCGACGTGGCGGCCATGCGGCGGGTGGCGGACGCGCTCGGCACCTCGGGGATCCCGCACGAGCTGGCGTGGAGCCCGGTGCTGGTCCCCGGTTCGCTGACCCTCGACGACGCGGGTCCGGGCGAGTTCACCGACCTCGTGTTCGTGAGCGGTCCCGCGCACGGCAGGCAGGTCGAGGAGCTGCACCAGCGGTACGCGCGGTGCAGGCGCACCGCCATCGGCGTCACGGTGATCGACGAGCAGGCGCCCGCGGTGCGCGGCTTCCACCACGTGCTCGCCCGGGACCGGCCGCGGGTGCCGGCGTCCCGGGACCTCGCCGCGGGCGGATCGATCAGCCCGACGCCGGTGGCGGCGATCGTGGTGTCCCACGGGCGCCGCGAGTACGGCCCCCTGCGCAGGCACGACGGCGTGCACCGGTACCTGCTGAACTGGATCGGCCGGACCGACTGCGCGCCGATGGTGGTGGACCTGCGGCTGGACCGGGTGAACGCGCGGTTGTGCTCGACGGCCGACCAGTTCGCCACGCTGCTCGGGCGGGCGGACGTGGTGGTGACCTCCCGGTTGCACGGGCTGGTGTTCGCGCTGGCGCAGGGGATCCCGGCGATCGCCGTCGACCCGGTGGGCGGCGGCGGGAAGGTCTCGGCGCAGGGCGCGGCGTGGCAGTGGCCCGCGGTGCTGTCCTCGGAGGAGCTCTACGACGGCGGTGACGGGCAAGCCGGCGCGCTGCTGGACCGCTGGTGGCAGTGGTGCCTGGGGCCGGAGGGGCGGGAGATGGCCGCCGACCGCGCCGACCAGGCCGCGGACGCGGGCAGCAGCCAGCTGTTGGACCTGGTCGAACGGCTCCGCTCCGCGACCCCCGCCGAATGA
- a CDS encoding M15 family metallopeptidase — protein sequence MRNSRGSSSRRLTAAFACALVATTAQCGNPQPPAGEPAPRFTSSVEPVDAARLGASWHPGCPVAPDRLRLLRVSHVGVDGQERTGELVVHEDRVRQTVDAFARLHALRFPIERMRPAGDYPGAEDETSMRANNTSAFNCRGISGSGSWSQHAYGRAVDVNPLRNPYLSSEGDLQPATAGPYLDRTRRDPGMLHDGDAAVRVFTDAGWTWGGSWHDPKDYQHFELP from the coding sequence ATGAGAAATTCCCGCGGCTCGTCGTCGCGCCGGCTCACCGCCGCGTTCGCGTGCGCGCTGGTCGCCACCACCGCGCAGTGCGGGAACCCGCAACCGCCGGCGGGCGAACCGGCACCGCGGTTCACCTCCAGCGTGGAACCGGTGGACGCCGCCCGGCTCGGCGCGAGCTGGCACCCCGGCTGCCCCGTCGCCCCGGACCGGTTGCGCCTGCTGCGGGTGAGCCACGTCGGCGTGGACGGGCAGGAGCGCACCGGGGAACTCGTCGTGCACGAGGACCGGGTGCGCCAGACCGTCGACGCCTTCGCCCGGCTGCACGCGCTGCGGTTCCCCATCGAGCGGATGCGCCCCGCCGGCGACTACCCCGGGGCCGAGGACGAGACGTCGATGCGGGCGAACAACACCTCGGCGTTCAACTGCCGCGGGATCTCCGGCAGCGGCTCGTGGTCGCAGCACGCCTACGGGCGGGCGGTGGACGTGAACCCGCTGCGCAACCCGTACCTGAGCTCGGAGGGCGACCTGCAGCCGGCCACCGCCGGGCCGTACCTGGACCGCACCCGCCGCGATCCGGGGATGCTGCACGACGGGGACGCGGCGGTGCGGGTGTTCACCGACGCGGGCTGGACCTGGGGCGGGTCCTGGCACGATCCGAAGGACTACCAGCACTTCGAACTGCCGTGA
- the paaI gene encoding hydroxyphenylacetyl-CoA thioesterase PaaI translates to MFDEDTASRELGIELHAAADGRATARMTITRSMVNGHGIAHGGYVFLLADTAFACACNSHGPVTVAAGAEIDFIAPAHEGDRLHAEATERTRYGRSGIYDITVRREHDAAVIAEFRGRSRTIDGRKRTGA, encoded by the coding sequence ATGTTCGACGAGGACACCGCGTCCCGGGAGCTCGGCATCGAGCTGCACGCGGCCGCCGACGGCCGGGCGACCGCGCGGATGACGATCACCCGCTCGATGGTCAACGGCCACGGCATCGCGCACGGCGGCTACGTCTTCCTGCTCGCCGACACCGCGTTCGCCTGCGCCTGCAACAGCCACGGCCCCGTGACCGTCGCCGCCGGTGCCGAGATCGACTTCATCGCCCCCGCGCACGAGGGCGATAGGCTGCACGCCGAAGCGACCGAGCGCACCCGCTACGGCCGCAGCGGGATCTACGACATCACGGTGCGCCGCGAGCACGACGCGGCGGTGATCGCCGAGTTCCGCGGGCGCAGCAGGACGATCGACGGCCGGAAGAGGACGGGCGCATGA